One genomic window of Tetrapisispora phaffii CBS 4417 chromosome 13, complete genome includes the following:
- the PTC6 gene encoding type 2C protein phosphatase PTC6 (similar to Saccharomyces cerevisiae PTC6 (YCR079W); ancestral locus Anc_6.353) produces MVASQSFIRIKPVNLVKLSAQRNGRAATHMSSVSETVESAKNDQHMLRIPLKRFPSVIGHSTSRISRRFNEDTYSMSLLKLPSITQELLISQKLKNGEVLDDVELRSRSILNLSVFDGHGGDRVSKLLAEKLHDEVSNDFITKEDFYELLRRYKDLIKGRYWENLYRTRDTFYEKFIKNCNTKEEQVLFGLDNQGSRMIFDKWGNIIDKISLLTEQERLRIFYAYLKFDLESCCGYGKTGDSSTMSLQDRVETFKGGSTASSIFISAYGNEHNLFDESFFVDPRSLLKLVVTQVGDSKILLCDSNGIAHSLTKIHSASSKRESKRLLYQDDMEVNNDTSLNSEADIIEEDAFGDKRFLNNFANTRSFGDLIGKPEGLSSEPDIYSYLIGSTKTIPHSEKSKLQFGGDECFITLISDGVSNILSDQEVVDLITSTVNLRGLKKATPQYVADEVIKFISALSNRNSDNATCVVLRLPNWGNWPNIDRSGAERELKLLNVP; encoded by the coding sequence ATGGTCGCATCTCAATCCTTTATAAGAATTAAACCGGTAAATTTGGTTAAATTATCAGCTCAGCGCAATGGTAGGGCAGCTACGCATATGAGTTCTGTATCAGAGACTGTTGAAAGTGCAAAAAATGATCAGCACATGCTGCGCATCCCTTTAAAACGGTTTCCTAGCGTGATAGGACATTCTACTAGCAGGATCAGTAGAAGGTTCAATGAGGATACATATTCCATGAGTTTATTGAAGTTACCGTCCATTACGCAGGAGTTGCTTATATCACAGAAGTTGAAAAATGGGGAAGTGCTGGATGATGTGGAATTGAGATCAAGGTCGATTCTGAATCTTTCTGTTTTTGATGGTCATGGAGGTGATCGtgtttcaaaattgttAGCTGAAAAGTTACATGATGAGGtttcaaatgattttataacAAAGGAGGACTTTTATGAGCTGTTACGAAGATACAAAGACCTAATCAAAGGTCGTTATTGGGAGAATCTCTACAGGACAAGAGATACTTTCtatgaaaaattcattaagaATTGCAACACGAAGGAAGAACAAGTCCTGTTTGGGTTAGATAACCAAGGGTCAAGAAtgatatttgataaatgGGGAAATATTATAGacaaaatttcattattaactgAACAGGAAAGActtagaatattttatgCGTACTTGAAATTTGATTTGGAATCATGTTGTGGGTATGGGAAAACAGGAGATTCTAGTACAATGTCCTTGCAGGATAGAGTTGAAACATTTAAAGGGGGTTCGACtgcttcttcaatttttatatctgCATATGGCAATGAACATAATCTGTTTGATGAATCATTTTTCGTTGATCCTAGAAGTTTATTAAAGTTAGTAGTCACACAGGTTGGTGATTCAAAAATACTGTTATGCGATTCAAATGGGATAGCGCATAGTTTAACAAAGATACATAGTGCTTCCTCAAAAAGGGAGTCTAAAAGATTATTATATCAAGATGATATGGAGGTGAATAATGATACGAGTCTTAACAGTGAAGCTGATATTATCGAAGAGGATGCTTTTGGTGATAAAAGAttcttaaataattttgcaAACACTAGATCATTCGGTGATTTGATAGGTAAACCAGAAGGGCTGTCAAGCGAACCagatatttattcataCTTGATAGGGTCAACCAAAACCATCCCTCATTCAGAAAAATCGAAATTACAATTCGGAGGCGATGAATGCTTTATTACATTAATTTCAGATGGTGTCTCTAATATTCTCAGCGATCAGGAAGTAGTTGATCTAATAACATCAACTGTCAACCTTCGTGGTCTGAAAAAAGCTACGCCCCAATATGTAGCAGATGaagttattaaattcatatCAGCTTTATCAAATAGAAACTCCGACAACGCAACATGTGTGGTCTTACGTTTACCGAACTGGGGTAATTGGCCCAATATCGATAGATCAGGTGCTGAAAGAGAACTAAAACTTCTAAACGTCCCTTAA
- the PAT1 gene encoding deadenylation-dependent mRNA-decapping factor PAT1 (similar to Saccharomyces cerevisiae PAT1 (YCR077C); ancestral locus Anc_6.350) produces MSFFGFNSKLPNEGNRQRHDHGKKDNNNSPLDFEDTYKGYGEYEREEDDYLNDETFGDDVAFGTDFDFGHGSSSANSGMISTNQSQGQQGFNDPVGMQGAQAQQQQFQMHSSYAAAASTTVPQQQAQMNVTMDMRPMESLWSNQPDMSTQVGQNEVLSMEELERQQIQMQQQQQHPPPQMFMPNYPNQQPQQPQQQFQNNYQNNFQNNFQNPQNMNNQFQQPPPPQIFNQPPPPNQQQTQAQMNQAPVHMDSPGQFNPQHMHAMHAVPGGMPMPMQMNNQISNHLHHQQFDPSLELKNQNQHRQQQVMGQNIGQNELLENDQALSTPSPKPTHQVLQREDGSIASNGNNNQSYIHIKDKGPRRMSRRSEPLSSEEQKRLQIRHAKVEKILKNAGLMTPRDKDFITRYQLSQIVTEDPYNEDFYFQVYKIIQTGGVAGKSNKDLIARAYLEHSGHRLGGRYKRADVALQRMQNQVEKAVTVAKERPQKNKDNTDSAREGVLGKISSSLNSKAPRRQLQIPSPKLSDEEDESKLSSHASSESLEEVTESLNNVGINQSSRSRRRSSYAFSSVDQISVLSRSGGRKFVLSLIETVYEEVLELEAQLRSGNETDSTGLWESLHIGDEAYDVSPFISMLSFDKGVKIMPRIFNFLDKASKLKLLQTFFNELSHLNVIIISSFKTNPTPTEAQLKKIELFQGVFLKIIVSFLSSSADFIEIMGLLLHLIRNNNVSFISTSTLGLNLITILISRAAIIKQDCNRTNSLSSPDIQAWNEIYDKLFISLETKLSLVFPPQEYRDTVVKETSQSGQLQQSNTQYFDQSYIWQFLASLALSGKLNHQRIIIDEVRDEIFGTINCAEQMKSLPDQSSAYRRDKLYQDLNLFLNVMGLVARDGEISELK; encoded by the coding sequence ATGTCGTTTTTTGGGTTCAATTCTAAATTGCCCAACGAAGGCAACCGTCAGCGTCATGATCACGGTAAGAAAGACAACAACAATTCTCCTTTGGATTTTGAGGATACTTACAAAGGATATGGCGAATACGaaagagaagaagatgaCTATTTGAACGACGAAACTTTTGGTGACGATGTAGCTTTTGGTACAGATTTTGATTTCGGTCATGGAAGTTCAAGCGCTAACTCCGGAATGATTAGTACCAATCAGTCTCAAGGTCAACAAGGCTTCAACGATCCAGTTGGTATGCAAGGCGCTCAGGCTcagcaacaacaatttCAGATGCATAGCTCTTATGCTGCTGCAGCTTCCACCACTGTTCCTCAACAGCAGGCCCAAATGAATGTCACCATGGATATGAGACCAATGGAATCGTTATGGTCTAACCAACCGGATATGTCGACTCAAGTAGGTCAAAATGAAGTTTTATCTATGgaagaattagaaagaCAGCAAATCCAAAtgcaacagcaacaacaacaccCACCACCGCAAATGTTTATGCCAAATTATCCAAACCAACAGCCTCAACAACCTCAACAACAATTCCAAAATAATTACCAAAAcaatttccaaaataatttCCAAAATCCTCAAAACATGAATAATCAGTTTCAACAGCCACCTCCTCCTCAGATCTTTAATCAACCACCTCCTCCAAACCAACAACAGACACAGGCTCAAATGAATCAAGCACCAGTTCATATGGATTCCCCAGGACAATTCAATCCTCAACACATGCACGCAATGCATGCCGTTCCAGGTGGAATGCCGATGCCAATGCAGATGAACAATCAAATATCTAACCACCTTCATCACCAACAATTTGATCCTTCTTTAGAACTTAAAAATCAAAACCAACATCGTCAACAGCAAGTAATGGGTCAAAATATTGGACAAAATGAATTGTTAGAAAACGATCAAGCTTTATCTACTCCTTCTCCAAAGCCAACCCACCAAGTATTGCAAAGAGAAGATGGTAGCATAGCTTCCAATGgcaataataatcaatCTTATATTCACATTAAAGATAAAGGTCCTCGTCGCATGTCTAGAAGAAGTGAACCTTTAAGCTCAGAAGAGCAAAAGAGGTTACAAATAAGACATGCTAAAGTTGAAaaaatcttgaaaaatGCAGGTTTAATGACTCCTCGTGATAAGGACTTTATCACACGTTATCAATTGTCACAGATTGTTACCGAAGATCCTTACAATGAAGACTTTTACTTCCAAGTCTATAAGATTATTCAAACTGGCGGTGTTGCTGGCAAATCCAATAAAGATTTGATCGCTCGTGCCTATTTGGAACATTCTGGTCATAGATTAGGTGGTCGTTATAAGAGAGCTGATGTCGCATTGCAAAGAATGCAAAACCAAGTAGAGAAAGCTGTCACTGTTGCAAAGGAAAGACCTCAAAAGAACAAGGACAACACTGACTCGGCTCGTGAAGGTGTCTTAGGTAAAATCTCATCGTCTCTAAACAGCAAAGCTCCACGTAGACAATTACAAATTCCATCTCCAAAACTaagtgatgaagaagatgaatcGAAGTTGTCATCCCACGCTTCCTCGGAGTCATTAGAAGAAGTCACAGAATCTTTAAACAATGTTGGTATCAATCAATCATCTAGATCAAGAAGAAGATCGTCTTATGCGTTTTCTTCAGTTGATCAAATTTCTGTTTTATCTCGTTCCGGTGGTAGaaaatttgttttatcTTTGATTGAAACTGTTTACGAAGAAGTTCTAGAATTAGAAGCTCAATTAAGAAGCGGAAATGAAACTGATAGCACCGGTTTGTGGGAATCATTACATATTGGTGACGAAGCGTATGATGTTTCTCCATTTATTTCTATGTTATCTTTCGACAAAGGTGTGAAGATAATGCCACgtatttttaactttttggATAAAGCTTCGAAActaaaattattacaaacATTTTTCAACGAATTATCTCATTTgaatgttattattattagttcTTTCAAGACCAACCCAACTCCTACTGAGgctcaattgaaaaaaattgaattattccAAGGTGTTTTCCTAAAGATTAttgtatcatttttatcCAGCAGTGCTGATTTCATTGAAATCATGGGTCTATTATTACATCTAATCAGAAACAATAATGTTTCATTTATCTCCACCTCTACTCTTggtttgaatttaattacTATTTTGATTTCTCGTGCTGCTATCATCAAGCAAGACTGCAACAGAACCAACAGTTTATCTTCTCCAGATATTCAAGCATGGAATGAAATTTATGATAAACTATTTATTTCACTAGAGACTAAATTATCATTAGTATTCCCACCACAAGAATATAGAGATACAGTGGTGAAGGAAACTTCTCAATCAGGACAATTACAGCAGTCCAACACTCAGTATTTCGATCAATCATATATTTGGCAATTCTTAGCATCATTAGCATTGAGTGGTAAACTAAATCATCAAAGAATTATCATCGACGAAGTAAGAGATGAAATATTCGGAACCATTAATTGTGCAGAACAAATGAAGAGTTTACCTGATCAAAGCTCCGCTTACAGAAGAGATAAGTTATATCAAGATTTGAACTTATTCTTAAATGTAATGGGTTTGGTTGCAAGAGATGGCGAAATTTcagaattaaaataa
- the DBP6 gene encoding putative ATP-dependent RNA helicase DBP6 (similar to Saccharomyces cerevisiae DBP6 (YNR038W); ancestral locus Anc_6.355) → MFALRFNPTEAVTDVPDQLEGKPKKLIPLKRNKSSDDEKESDDEEPDVVDSSSSVLEELDFQEEESSDESAEESEVNIPDADRIEKNAEQKENKQGEDQEHMDIDTDEESSTKHSMVFSRFQQTLSLQDKMKKSSMVNDDGEEEEEEEEVEQHDLESIPQPARVRDSTIEYSKTGEHKDTAWKFTEKIHYDNSMIKSFDDYKNQLDPKLLKNIQEKFSTETFPIQTILLDTVLPSLNFALGITKKNLTRRVGDILVNASTGSGKTLAYSIPILQALIKRNVNKLRAIIIVPTKLLINQVFNTLNSLASGSSLIISTSRLESSLNEEHQKLLANEPDIVVVTPGRLVDHLQMGSISVKNLKFLVLDEADRLLNQSFQNWCNELLSKIRTQKSDIMPGNIIKMVFSATLTTNTEKLHSLQFYHPKLFVVDSVKLYNIPKKLQEFNFAIPTAKSIYKPLFLLRLLDQLSNAKVLVFVKSNQNSLRLTSLLSKLIEQNLGKKHTIESVNSNNSRGTNRKIVNDFSDDRLKKDVCTVLITTDIMSRGIDINNITDVINYDLPISSQQYVHRVGRTARAGTEGTTYNLLVGKGERKFWTDHINVDIARDADGYKPKYVGQGEHIGTETDNKDQANDADQQRQRFEYTNPLLEIAQKDINNYKDALSSLHELTNQ, encoded by the coding sequence atgTTTGCTCTTCGTTTCAATCCGACAGAGGCGGTCACAGATGTGCCAGATCAATTAGAAGGTAAgccaaaaaaattgattcCTTTGAAGAGAAATAAATCTTCCGATGATGAGAAAGAAAGCGATGATGAGGAACCAGATGTTGTTGATTCCAGTTCCAGTGTATTAGAAGAATTGGACTTTCAAGAGGAGGAAAGTAGCGATGAAAGTGCTGAGGAGAGTGAAGTGAACATTCCTGATGCTGATAGAATAGAAAAGAATGCTGAacagaaagaaaataagCAAGGTGAAGATCAAGAACACATGGACATTGATACAGATGAGGAAAGTTCTACTAAGCACTCTATGGTGTTTTCCAGGTTTCAACAAACTTTGTCCTTGCAAGATAAAATGAAGAAGTCTTCGATGGTTAATGATGATGgcgaagaagaagaagaagaagaagaggtTGAGCAACATGACTTAGAGAGTATTCCTCAACCAGCAAGGGTTAGGGACTCCACGATAGAATATTCTAAGACTGGAGAGCACAAGGATACCGCATGGAAATTTACGGAAAAAATCCACTACGATAACAGCATGATTAAGTCCTTTGATGACTACAAAAACCAATTAGATCCAAAACttctgaaaaatattcaagaaaaattCTCAACTGAAACGTTCCCAATTCAAACTATTTTACTGGATACTGTTTTAccttcattaaattttgcTTTGGGAATTAccaagaaaaatttaactaGAAGAGTTGGTGATATTTTAGTTAATGCTTCAACTGGTTCAGGTAAAACTTTAGCTTATTCTATTCCAATTTTACAAGCGCTAATCAAACGTAATGTTAATAAGCTTAGAGCCATCATAATAGTTCCAACGAAACTATTAATTAACCAAGTATTCAATACTTTGAATAGTTTAGCAAGTGGTAGTAGTTTGATTATCAGTACTTCAAGATTAGAGAGTTCGTTGAATGAGGAGCATCAAAAACTTTTAGCAAATGAACCCGACATCGTGGTTGTTACACCTGGTAGGCTGGTTGATCATTTGCAAATGGGATCAATTTCAGTGAAAAACCTAAAATTTTTAGTACTTGACGAAGCTGATAGATTATTAAATCaatcttttcaaaattggtGCAATGAATTATTGAGTAAAATTAGAACACAGAAGAGTGATATTATGCCTGGTAATATTATCAAGATGGTGTTCAGTGCCACATTGACAACAAATACTGAGAAATTGCATAGCTTACAATTCTACCATCCGAAACTATTTGTTGTAGATTCGGTGAAACTTTACAACATACCTAAGAAACTTCAAGAATTCAATTTTGCAATTCCAACAGCCAAAAGTATTTACAAAcctttgtttttattacGTCTCTTAGATCAACTTTCAAATGCAAAGGTCTTGGTCTTCGTTAAATCAAACCAGAATTCCTTGAGATTGACATCATTATTGTCTAAACTAATTGAACAAAATCTAGGTAAGAAACATACCATTGAATCAGtcaattcaaataattcaagaGGTACCAACAGAAAAATTGTGAACGACTTTTCTGACGATAGGTTAAAGAAGGATGTTTGTACCGTATTAATCACAACTGATATTATGTCAAGAGGTATCgatattaataacattacCGATGTAATAAATTACGACTTACCAATATCTTCACAACAATATGTCCATCGTGTAGGAAGAACAGCAAGAGCTGGTACCGAGGGTACCACTTACAACTTACTGGTTGGTAAGGGTGAAAGAAAATTCTGGACTGATCACATAAATGTGGACATTGCCAGAGATGCGGATGGTTATAAACCAAAATATGTTGGACAAGGAGAACACATTGGTACCGAAACAGATAATAAAGATCAAGCAAACGATGCAGACCAACAAAGGCaaagatttgaatataCTAACCCACTTCTTGAAATTGCtcaaaaagatattaataattataaagatGCATTATCATCACTACACGAATTGACAAACCAGTGA
- the RSM19 gene encoding mitochondrial 37S ribosomal protein uS19m (similar to Saccharomyces cerevisiae RSM19 (YNR037C); ancestral locus Anc_6.354) — MIPTIRLLARSAWKGPNIVPLPIKEAIKNGVPIRTNARSATILPQFVGLKFQVHNGKEYVAFEVVEDMIGCKLGEFVPTRKRFKYSQTKNK, encoded by the coding sequence ATGATTCCAACGATTAGGTTATTAGCTCGTTCAGCATGGAAAGGTCCAAATATTGTTCCATTACCAATTAAAGAAGCTATTAAGAATGGTGTACCAATTAGAACCAATGCTAGAAGTGCTACAATACTGCCTCAATTTGTTGGTTTGAAGTTTCAAGTTCATAATGGTAAGGAGTACGTTGCTTTTGAAGTCGTTGAAGACATGATTGGCTGTAAATTAGGTGAATTCGTTCCGACAAGAAAGAGATTCAAGTACAGTCAAaccaaaaacaaataa
- the MRPS12 gene encoding mitochondrial 37S ribosomal protein uS12m (similar to Saccharomyces cerevisiae YNR036C; ancestral locus Anc_6.352), which produces MSFFSRFTRRSALSLRAFGASQILNPISINNTSRKFLHQSTILNATLNQIKRGAKQPPRNKKVSMAPDLENCPIRKGVVLRVMVLKPKKPNSAQRKAARVKLTNGNVVSAYIPGEGHNAQEHSIVYVRGGRCQDLPGVKYHLVRGAGDLSGVVNRITSRSKYGAKKPAAQKAE; this is translated from the coding sequence ATGAGTTTTTTCAGCAGGTTCACTAGAAGGTCTGCCCTATCCCTGAGGGCCTTTGGTGCCTCGCAGATTTTAAACCCCATTTCGATTAACAACACGTCGAGGAAGTTCCTGCATCAGTCGACGATTTTGAACGCTACATTGAACCAGATTAAACGTGGTGCTAAACAACCTCCTAGAAACAAGAAGGTCTCGATGGCACCTGATTTGGAGAATTGTCCGATTAGAAAAGGTGTTGTACTCAGAGTCATGGTATTGAAACCCAAGAAACCTAATTCAGCCCAACGTAAAGCTGCGAGAGTGAAGCTAACTAATGGGAACGTCGTCTCCGCATACATCCCCGGTGAAGGTCACAATGCCCAAGAACATAGCATCGTTTACGTAAGAGGAGGACGTTGTCAAGACTTGCCAGGTGTGAAGTATCATCTAGTGAGAGGCGCTGGAGACTTGAGTGGAGTCGTGAACCGCATCACATCAAGATCAAAGTACGGCGCTAAGAAACCAGCAGCCCAGAAAGCCGAGTGA